cttggtttattagttgtggttgatgtttttagggcttgcattgAACTTGGTTTAAGACATGGAAATGTACTATCAACACTGTTATGATCCTCAAATGAATAGATATGACTCCTATTCTAGCAATTACAATTCACAATGGGAGGAGTATTCTCATACTTTCTATGGTGGAAATCAATATGTTGAGCCAAATTACTATTCTCAATCAGAATTTAATGAGTTCACCCCACAATATTCAGATCCATCAATTGGAGATCTCATCAATGCATTGAATTCCAGCACTCTCCAACTTCAACAAATGTCAGAGCAGGCTTATGTGCCTTTTCCTCAACAACCTCCTACAGGAATGTCACAAGACCAAGAGCCATCAATTTCATATATGTTAAAAATATTGCTGACTTCAACTATGCAGACCCACGTTATTCTTCAGAGTACAGAAGCGTCCCTCAAGAATTTGGAGAGTACTATGGGACAAATTGTTACATCATTGAATAATCTTGAGGTTGAGAATATTGGAGAATTACCCACAGAATTAGAGAGTAATCCAATAGAGAATGATGGTACCCTAACTCTTCAAAGTGGTCCACAACTTACCATGCCACCTCATCCAAAGATAACATTTGATCCAATTCCAACTCAAGAAGTCAACAATTCAACCCCAGAAGCATCTTCTCCACCGGAGATCAAAATTTTCACGTCAGTTAGTCCATCATCACAGAACATGCTACACAAACCAACTGTCAGATTCTATGTCCCTATTCCCCCTTTTTCGAACAGATTGACAAAATTTAATAATGAGGAGGAAAATAAGGTGATCCTTAACATCAATATTTCACTCCATACAACCATTAAGCAAGTACCACCATATGCTAAGCTTCCTAAGGAGTTGTCCACAAATAAAAGGAAGTTGAAAGGTGATAAAATgataagtgtgggggagaatgtttctGTTATTCTCCAAAGGAAGTTGCTATCCAAGTGTCAAGAACTTGGGATGTTTATAAATCCATACACTATCAGTAAAAGCAGATTTGATCATTGTATGATAGATTTAGGAGCACCTATTGATGTTATGTCTT
The Humulus lupulus chromosome 6, drHumLupu1.1, whole genome shotgun sequence DNA segment above includes these coding regions:
- the LOC133785170 gene encoding uncharacterized protein LOC133785170 is translated as MEMYYQHCYDPQMNRYDSYSSNYNSQWEEYSHTFYGGNQYVEPNYYSQSEFNEFTPQYSDPSIGDLINALNSSTLQLQQMSEQAYVPFPQQPPTGMSQDQEPSISYMLKILLTSTMQTHVILQSTEASLKNLESTMGQIVTSLNNLEVENIGELPTELESNPIENDGTLTLQSGPQLTMPPHPKITFDPIPTQEVNNSTPEASSPPEIKIFTSVSPSSQNMLHKPTVRFYVPIPPFSNRLTKFNNEEENKVILNINISLHTTIKQVPPYAKLPKELSTNKRKLKGDKMISVGENVSVILQRKLLSKCQELGMFINPYTISKSRFDHCMIDLGAPIDVMSYSIFASLNLGLLKETSVIIRLANCTNAYPLRVVEDVLVQVQFGRPFLLITSTKMDVKAWVLTIEFDGEVIQFDKFNSIDKYKRKKILLNEPTITIMTTSFSQANDVKQSVLEGVFFSLSFVLFSLRSMYCLSVGEGNNIILSAVGKKSKKK